In one window of Gudongella oleilytica DNA:
- a CDS encoding NADH:ubiquinone reductase (Na(+)-transporting) subunit D codes for MAKQTAKNILSMGLWVDNPVFRQLIGICSALAVTNLMVNSLVMGIGLTFVTALSSFTISAIRQFTPKHIRMMVQVLIIAAYVIMVDIYLKAFMPELSKALGPYVGLIITNCIIMGRAEAYAQKNKPIPSFIDGVANGLGYTGVLLFIAFFRELMGFGTLFGVKILGDWWTSWTIMIMPPSAFFLLAIVIWITHNIQDKKSKEVAKS; via the coding sequence ATGGCAAAGCAAACAGCTAAAAATATTCTATCTATGGGGCTATGGGTCGACAACCCGGTATTCAGGCAATTGATCGGAATATGTTCAGCCCTTGCAGTAACAAACCTAATGGTAAATTCTCTTGTTATGGGGATAGGACTTACCTTTGTAACAGCTCTATCATCATTTACGATATCAGCAATAAGGCAGTTCACACCTAAACATATCAGAATGATGGTTCAGGTACTTATTATAGCTGCTTATGTAATCATGGTGGATATTTACTTAAAGGCTTTCATGCCTGAGCTAAGCAAGGCACTTGGACCCTATGTAGGACTTATAATAACAAATTGTATCATAATGGGAAGAGCTGAAGCCTATGCACAGAAAAACAAGCCGATACCATCCTTCATTGATGGAGTCGCCAATGGCCTTGGATATACAGGAGTACTTCTATTCATTGCCTTTTTCAGAGAGCTTATGGGCTTTGGAACGTTATTTGGAGTAAAAATTCTTGGAGACTGGTGGACATCATGGACGATCATGATAATGCCGCCAAGTGCATTCTTCCTGCTGGCAATAGTAATCTGGATCACTCACAATATTCAGGATAAGAAGAGTAAGGAGGTGGCTAAATCATGA
- a CDS encoding RnfABCDGE type electron transport complex subunit D, with translation MFSGLMAKYFTKQKMMRTVIVSLIPIMAAATYFYGLRVLLLFLVVHAFGIGTEYIFEKKNKKKISEAIFVTCMLYTMTLPPSTPFWIAAVGIVFGVFFGKMVFGGFGKNIFNPALVGRAFIYVSFPEPLTIHWTKVSTGFPGGFGTYLNETVEMVSSATPMLAYRDSGAMEPMFNLLLGNISGSIGETSAILVVLAGAYLIYKKVASWETMAGCITGFLVLSTVLFMAGIKQVPNPMFGLLAGGLLFGTVFMATDPVSSPKTKEGRWIYGILIGIVTVIIRGFALFAGGVMFAILIGNTFAPIIDEAVNAYKKNKKEKAAEKKEVTA, from the coding sequence TTGTTTTCCGGTCTAATGGCAAAATATTTCACTAAGCAGAAAATGATGAGGACAGTTATCGTATCACTCATCCCGATCATGGCTGCGGCTACATATTTCTATGGTTTACGGGTATTATTGTTATTTTTAGTAGTGCATGCCTTCGGTATAGGCACGGAGTATATCTTTGAGAAGAAAAACAAAAAGAAAATTTCGGAGGCAATTTTCGTAACGTGCATGTTGTATACCATGACACTTCCACCTTCGACTCCCTTCTGGATTGCTGCAGTAGGGATAGTCTTTGGTGTGTTCTTCGGTAAGATGGTTTTCGGAGGCTTCGGGAAAAATATCTTCAACCCGGCTTTAGTTGGAAGGGCCTTTATTTATGTTTCCTTCCCCGAACCGCTAACTATACATTGGACAAAAGTATCAACAGGCTTCCCGGGAGGATTCGGGACCTATCTGAACGAGACGGTTGAGATGGTATCAAGCGCTACTCCAATGCTCGCATATAGGGACTCAGGTGCAATGGAACCAATGTTTAACCTCCTACTTGGAAATATATCAGGATCAATAGGGGAGACCAGTGCCATTCTTGTCGTCCTTGCAGGTGCTTACCTTATTTACAAGAAGGTAGCCTCATGGGAGACTATGGCAGGTTGTATAACGGGCTTCCTTGTACTGAGTACAGTTCTTTTCATGGCGGGTATTAAGCAGGTTCCAAATCCGATGTTTGGACTTCTTGCTGGAGGATTGTTGTTTGGTACTGTATTTATGGCAACCGACCCGGTTTCATCTCCCAAGACAAAGGAAGGAAGATGGATATACGGGATATTGATTGGAATAGTTACTGTAATAATAAGAGGGTTTGCTCTTTTTGCAGGAGGAGTCATGTTTGCAATTCTTATTGGCAACACCTTCGCTCCAATAATCGATGAGGCGGTAAATGCTTACAAGAAGAACAAGAAAGAAAAGGCAGCCGAAAAGAAAGAGGTGACAGCATGA
- a CDS encoding peptidylprolyl isomerase: protein MSEHLAVAVVNGKEITRGDIMKFLNDMGPQMAMQFQSPEGINRVIDEMVNQELLYLDAVENNFEKEEEFDQVLQATKVSLLKGYAFNKLISGVTVDEEELKMYFNDNKHLFNQPEMVKASHILVADENRAMEIVDELEGGMDFEDAARSYSSCPSSEVGGALGEFGRGQMVPEFEEAAFNMELGEISAPVKTQFGYHIIRLEERKEAKDASFDDSREEVEKQVILRKQEAKYMEKINSLKDVYKVEIK from the coding sequence ATGAGTGAGCATTTAGCAGTAGCAGTAGTTAACGGCAAGGAGATAACGCGAGGAGACATAATGAAGTTTCTGAACGATATGGGTCCTCAAATGGCAATGCAGTTTCAGTCCCCTGAGGGGATCAATAGAGTGATAGATGAGATGGTAAATCAGGAGCTTCTCTACCTGGATGCTGTTGAAAACAACTTTGAGAAGGAAGAGGAGTTCGATCAGGTTCTTCAGGCTACAAAGGTAAGTCTGTTGAAGGGGTATGCCTTCAATAAACTTATTTCTGGAGTAACTGTTGATGAGGAGGAGCTTAAAATGTATTTTAATGACAACAAGCATCTGTTCAATCAGCCTGAAATGGTCAAGGCCAGTCATATCCTTGTTGCTGACGAAAATAGAGCTATGGAGATTGTAGATGAGCTTGAGGGCGGAATGGACTTTGAAGATGCTGCAAGGAGCTACTCAAGCTGCCCCTCAAGTGAGGTTGGAGGAGCGTTGGGCGAGTTCGGAAGGGGACAGATGGTGCCTGAATTCGAGGAAGCTGCCTTCAATATGGAGCTTGGTGAGATATCAGCACCTGTCAAGACTCAATTTGGATACCACATTATTAGACTTGAAGAAAGAAAAGAGGCAAAGGATGCTTCCTTCGATGATTCAAGGGAAGAGGTTGAAAAACAGGTCATCCTAAGAAAACAGGAAGCCAAATATATGGAAAAGATAAACAGCCTTAAGGATGTTTACAAAGTGGAGATTAAGTAA
- the namA gene encoding NADPH dehydrogenase NamA translates to MKALEVFKIKDVELRNRIVMPPMCMYSSDDSGIVKDFHRLHYGARAFGGTGLVIQEATAVESRGRISDKDLGIWSDEHIDGLKELVDMVKGYGAASGIQLAHAGRKCAVSDEDIIGPSSLPYDDQYAVPREMTLNDIKEIVQSFKKAAERALNAGYDLLEIHGAHGYLIHEFLSPLTNKRTDQYGGNLHNRVRLLSEVIDAVKEVWPETKPLILRVSASDYTEGGIDADMICEITDLVKDGLDIIHVSSGGLVPAEMELYPGYQVRFAERIKKECNVPTIAVGLIDDLQMVEFILGSEKADLVALGREILRNPNWVLNNLHRKGIKYRYPEQYFRAYR, encoded by the coding sequence ATGAAGGCGCTTGAGGTTTTCAAAATAAAAGATGTGGAATTGAGAAATAGGATTGTCATGCCTCCTATGTGCATGTATTCATCTGACGATTCTGGAATTGTGAAGGATTTTCACAGGCTGCACTACGGAGCAAGGGCGTTTGGAGGAACCGGCCTTGTGATACAGGAAGCAACTGCGGTAGAATCCAGAGGCAGGATATCGGACAAGGATCTTGGTATTTGGTCAGATGAACATATCGATGGTCTTAAGGAACTTGTCGATATGGTAAAGGGCTATGGGGCAGCATCTGGAATACAGCTTGCGCATGCGGGCAGAAAATGCGCTGTCAGTGATGAGGATATAATTGGTCCTTCCTCTCTGCCTTACGATGACCAGTATGCAGTGCCAAGAGAGATGACTCTTAACGACATAAAAGAAATAGTACAAAGCTTCAAAAAGGCCGCTGAAAGAGCTCTTAATGCAGGATATGACCTGCTTGAGATCCACGGTGCACATGGATATCTTATTCATGAATTCCTCTCTCCCCTGACAAATAAAAGGACCGACCAATATGGAGGCAACTTGCATAACAGAGTCAGACTGCTGTCTGAGGTGATCGATGCGGTTAAAGAGGTCTGGCCTGAGACAAAGCCGCTTATTCTGAGAGTATCTGCTTCCGACTATACAGAGGGCGGAATTGATGCAGATATGATTTGTGAGATAACGGATCTTGTAAAGGACGGACTGGATATAATCCATGTCAGTTCAGGAGGACTGGTTCCTGCAGAAATGGAGCTTTACCCGGGATATCAGGTAAGGTTTGCTGAGAGGATAAAAAAGGAATGCAATGTTCCTACAATAGCGGTAGGATTGATCGACGACCTGCAAATGGTGGAATTTATTCTTGGCAGTGAAAAGGCTGACCTTGTCGCATTAGGTCGCGAGATCCTTAGAAATCCAAATTGGGTCCTGAACAACCTGCACAGGAAGGGCATAAAATATAGATATCCGGAGCAGTATTTCAGGGCATATAGATGA
- a CDS encoding cold-shock protein, whose protein sequence is MKGTVKWFNAEKGFGFITTEEGNDVFAHYSQIRKEGFKTLEEGQAVEFNVVEGQKGLQAEEITIL, encoded by the coding sequence ATGAAGGGTACAGTAAAATGGTTCAACGCAGAAAAAGGATTCGGATTTATTACTACTGAAGAAGGAAACGACGTTTTCGCACACTACTCACAAATCCGTAAAGAAGGCTTTAAGACTCTTGAAGAAGGACAAGCTGTTGAGTTCAACGTAGTTGAAGGACAAAAAGGCTTGCAAGCTGAAGAAATAACAATACTTTAA
- a CDS encoding FMN-binding protein translates to MKKSFLYPIVFMSLLTAIFTFILAFMEFGTAERVQQNLELELQRKILYVFNIPVVDNSAEVVNAVFEDKITQDGDVFIYKEDGQTVGYAFPAKGPGLWGGIETYVGISEDYSTILGLAIITQNETPGLGGRIGEEEFLSQFRNLDVSSAVEGGYITYRPAAGGNVDAVAGATLTSKSVSTFLNEDIHNFLAERKGE, encoded by the coding sequence ATGAAAAAGTCATTTCTTTACCCAATAGTATTCATGTCCCTATTGACAGCTATTTTTACATTTATTCTGGCTTTCATGGAATTTGGAACCGCAGAAAGGGTGCAGCAAAACCTGGAGCTGGAGCTTCAAAGAAAGATACTTTATGTTTTTAATATTCCAGTAGTAGATAACAGTGCAGAGGTAGTAAACGCAGTATTTGAAGACAAGATAACCCAGGATGGAGATGTATTTATTTACAAAGAAGACGGACAGACCGTAGGGTATGCATTTCCTGCGAAGGGTCCAGGGTTATGGGGCGGCATTGAGACATATGTGGGTATCTCTGAGGATTACAGTACGATCCTTGGGTTGGCTATCATAACTCAGAATGAGACTCCTGGTCTTGGCGGCCGTATTGGAGAAGAAGAATTCCTTAGTCAATTCAGGAATCTCGATGTATCAAGCGCAGTCGAGGGTGGCTACATAACCTACAGACCGGCAGCAGGAGGCAATGTTGATGCAGTAGCAGGTGCAACTTTAACCTCAAAATCTGTTTCAACATTTCTCAACGAAGACATTCACAACTTCCTTGCTGAGAGAAAGGGGGAATAG
- a CDS encoding DUF1893 domain-containing protein gives MDKLGIAKKYLYANDLKLVVMKDGIPLASSTDRGIKPVYDVYTKELHYLEGAYIADRVTGKAAAMLLSEAGIKGIYTDLISDAAIEILEQHPILVEYKKRVPYILNREGNDMCPIEKISRRVDDVEGLIKGIEEFFLEVGMTR, from the coding sequence ATGGACAAACTTGGAATTGCTAAGAAATACCTATATGCCAATGATTTGAAGCTGGTAGTGATGAAGGACGGCATACCCCTTGCAAGCTCTACAGACAGGGGGATAAAGCCTGTTTATGACGTATACACCAAGGAGCTTCATTACCTTGAGGGAGCATACATTGCCGACAGAGTGACAGGCAAAGCTGCAGCAATGCTACTTTCAGAGGCAGGAATTAAGGGGATATACACAGACCTTATCAGCGATGCGGCAATAGAGATACTTGAGCAGCACCCCATACTGGTTGAGTATAAAAAAAGAGTTCCCTATATACTAAACCGCGAGGGCAATGATATGTGTCCCATTGAAAAGATATCAAGACGTGTTGATGATGTTGAAGGCCTTATTAAAGGCATTGAGGAGTTCTTCCTTGAGGTAGGAATGACCAGGTAG
- a CDS encoding DUF192 domain-containing protein, translated as MTIEEPLSLKEFFISIIMGVSNTLSRKTYIEGVRKKLLQAYVFMKPEKFVGMSLLIIIGLGLIVCVLSKMWFLGILGFLVGFKLTDIVVGFIKKKRTRQEETFWREGPMEYNLVVNGEVILDKLKLADNYSKRLKGLLGRSSLTSGEGLIIRPCNSIHTYRMKFAIDVLYIDKKNIVLKVVDSIKPDRLGPLILKSAYVIEASAGAFRGRVKEGDRVHIVPNE; from the coding sequence ATGACCATTGAAGAGCCCTTGTCTCTCAAGGAATTCTTCATTAGCATAATAATGGGAGTATCCAACACCCTTTCAAGAAAGACCTATATTGAGGGAGTTAGAAAGAAGCTTCTTCAGGCCTATGTTTTTATGAAGCCTGAGAAATTTGTTGGGATGTCGCTATTGATTATTATCGGACTGGGACTTATTGTTTGTGTGTTATCTAAAATGTGGTTTCTTGGAATACTGGGGTTTCTTGTAGGCTTTAAGCTTACTGACATTGTAGTTGGCTTTATCAAGAAGAAGAGGACGAGGCAGGAAGAGACATTCTGGAGGGAAGGACCAATGGAATATAATCTTGTTGTTAATGGAGAGGTCATTCTGGATAAGCTTAAGCTCGCAGATAATTATAGTAAAAGGCTTAAGGGTCTCCTCGGAAGAAGCTCACTTACAAGTGGAGAAGGGCTTATAATAAGACCCTGCAATTCTATCCATACCTACAGGATGAAATTTGCTATCGATGTTTTGTATATTGATAAGAAAAATATTGTATTAAAGGTAGTCGATTCAATAAAGCCCGACAGATTAGGACCCCTTATCCTGAAGTCCGCATATGTTATTGAAGCCTCCGCAGGTGCGTTTCGCGGCAGGGTAAAGGAAGGGGACAGGGTGCACATTGTACCGAATGAGTAG
- the mnmH gene encoding tRNA 2-selenouridine(34) synthase MnmH has translation MFTDIKYEDLRDKLSSGEYILIDVRTPLEYKEETIPGAINIPIFTNEERAEIGTAYAQESVDKAKMLGIEAVSKRLPQMFQELLQISKDYPHMVFFCARGGFRSTSIVSLLRSLKIGALKLDGGYKAYRAYINDNLPKIAEPVDLVVLYGNTGTGKTQVLDALRAQGADVLDLEACANHRGSTLGSVGLGEPNSQKMFESLVFEELAGRKGNLVFAEGESKRIGRSVIPEYLFDKIRNGRHVRVTAPMEQRIKNIMADYVYDTDDELIEALNHLRKRVGNDVIDKYIIEVRNGNYPVVVEELMRDYYDPMYEHNPKNYVFEVENLDPEETARNLIERFLNSQFTEHNSQ, from the coding sequence ATGTTTACAGATATAAAGTACGAGGATCTTAGAGACAAGCTGTCATCTGGAGAATACATTTTAATAGATGTCAGGACCCCCCTGGAGTACAAGGAGGAGACTATTCCCGGAGCAATAAATATTCCTATTTTTACAAATGAGGAAAGGGCAGAGATAGGTACAGCCTATGCTCAGGAGAGCGTCGATAAGGCGAAGATGCTTGGGATTGAGGCAGTTTCCAAAAGGCTACCGCAGATGTTTCAGGAGCTTCTCCAAATAAGTAAGGACTATCCCCATATGGTGTTCTTTTGCGCCAGAGGCGGATTCAGAAGTACGAGCATAGTAAGTCTTTTAAGGAGCCTTAAGATAGGTGCATTAAAACTTGACGGCGGTTATAAGGCTTACAGGGCATATATCAACGATAATCTTCCTAAGATCGCTGAGCCTGTTGATCTGGTGGTGCTTTATGGAAACACGGGAACTGGGAAAACTCAGGTGCTTGACGCTTTGAGAGCCCAGGGAGCTGATGTTCTTGATCTTGAGGCCTGTGCTAACCACAGAGGTTCAACCCTTGGTTCAGTAGGCCTGGGTGAGCCTAACAGCCAGAAGATGTTCGAGTCGCTGGTTTTTGAGGAGCTTGCAGGCAGAAAAGGAAATCTTGTTTTTGCTGAGGGTGAAAGCAAGAGGATCGGGAGATCAGTCATTCCTGAATACCTTTTTGATAAGATAAGAAATGGAAGGCATGTGAGGGTAACCGCTCCAATGGAGCAGAGAATCAAAAACATTATGGCTGATTATGTCTATGATACGGATGATGAACTTATTGAAGCATTGAATCATTTAAGGAAGAGAGTCGGGAATGATGTGATTGACAAATATATCATCGAGGTAAGGAATGGAAACTACCCAGTAGTGGTAGAGGAGTTGATGAGGGATTATTACGATCCCATGTATGAACATAATCCGAAAAATTATGTCTTTGAGGTTGAGAATCTGGACCCTGAGGAGACGGCAAGAAATCTCATTGAGAGATTTCTTAATTCACAATTCACAGAGCACAATTCACAATGA
- a CDS encoding DMT family transporter, with amino-acid sequence MSTEKRKAILQIITAAILLSTGGVILKFIDMPSMAIAGSRAVFSAAVVWLYLRKPRFTFSKAQISGAICYSSMVILFIVANKLTTAANAIILQFTAPIWVAILGAIILKERPRWYDIIAILFTGVGMLLFFLDDMGGGSTAGNMVAVVSGVALAGVTISLRFQKDGSPVETTLLGHLITIAIGIPFLSGASFSLQNIIGIFLLGTFQLGLAYIFYSLAIRHLTAMETILIMVLEPILNPIWVFLYNGERPGFMSLLGGIIVVGTIVLRGVISSRNHQIEKSKSVKQQI; translated from the coding sequence ATGAGCACAGAGAAAAGAAAAGCGATCCTCCAGATAATCACTGCAGCCATACTCTTAAGCACTGGTGGAGTAATACTTAAGTTCATTGATATGCCCTCTATGGCAATAGCCGGATCAAGGGCTGTTTTTTCCGCTGCTGTAGTCTGGCTTTATTTAAGAAAGCCCAGGTTCACGTTTTCTAAGGCTCAGATATCAGGAGCAATCTGTTATTCCTCCATGGTTATCCTTTTTATAGTTGCAAACAAGCTCACAACAGCGGCAAATGCAATAATACTTCAATTCACTGCGCCTATATGGGTGGCGATACTTGGTGCGATTATCCTTAAGGAAAGACCCAGATGGTATGACATAATAGCAATACTTTTTACAGGGGTAGGGATGCTTTTATTCTTCCTTGATGATATGGGAGGAGGTAGTACTGCAGGAAATATGGTTGCAGTTGTTAGTGGAGTGGCACTTGCAGGAGTGACCATTTCCCTCAGGTTTCAAAAGGATGGATCCCCCGTTGAAACTACACTACTTGGTCATCTCATAACCATAGCCATAGGTATACCTTTTCTATCCGGAGCAAGCTTCAGCCTGCAAAATATTATTGGCATATTCCTTCTTGGCACGTTTCAGCTGGGGTTAGCTTATATTTTCTACTCCCTTGCGATCAGGCATCTTACAGCAATGGAGACCATACTCATTATGGTTTTGGAGCCAATACTGAATCCAATATGGGTATTCCTCTATAACGGCGAAAGACCGGGATTTATGTCGCTTTTAGGGGGTATAATAGTAGTTGGAACGATCGTGTTGAGAGGTGTCATTTCAAGCCGTAATCATCAAATCGAAAAAAGTAAATCTGTAAAACAACAAATTTAA
- a CDS encoding acyl-[acyl-carrier-protein] thioesterase, with translation MTKFMKEFLVPYFDTDPKGTLRPEIVLSYMAETSSWHSDSLGVGHKLLNAKGYGWMLNRWEAEFFMLPQAKERVVIRTWTSSFDRFYAAREFTMEDENSSLLAKASTRWIFLDMKKKRPIRIPGEIQEKYSFLNEHCFEGYTELKPLYVSEGSAITTRKSDIDNNNHVNNIRYIEWMLEQIPEDVLGSRSLKKLAVNYKKEVLLGDTISTSIAADPENEGRFLHLISVDGENNALGMTEWK, from the coding sequence ATGACAAAATTCATGAAGGAATTCCTGGTTCCTTATTTTGATACTGATCCAAAGGGCACATTAAGACCTGAAATTGTGCTGTCATATATGGCGGAAACATCATCCTGGCATAGCGACAGTCTGGGTGTAGGGCACAAGCTGCTTAACGCAAAGGGCTATGGGTGGATGCTAAACAGATGGGAGGCAGAATTTTTTATGCTTCCCCAGGCAAAGGAAAGAGTAGTTATAAGGACCTGGACGTCAAGCTTTGACAGGTTTTATGCCGCAAGAGAGTTTACGATGGAGGATGAAAACAGTAGTCTCCTGGCAAAAGCAAGTACCCGGTGGATCTTCCTTGATATGAAAAAGAAGAGACCAATAAGGATCCCTGGGGAGATACAGGAGAAATACAGCTTTCTTAATGAGCATTGTTTTGAAGGTTATACGGAGCTTAAGCCTTTGTATGTTTCGGAAGGAAGTGCTATAACAACGAGAAAAAGTGATATAGACAACAATAATCACGTAAACAATATCAGGTACATCGAATGGATGCTGGAGCAGATCCCTGAGGATGTGTTGGGAAGTCGAAGTCTTAAGAAACTGGCAGTCAATTATAAGAAGGAGGTACTCCTTGGTGATACTATAAGCACCAGTATTGCAGCAGACCCTGAGAATGAAGGTCGATTCCTTCATCTGATATCAGTGGACGGAGAGAACAATGCTCTGGGAATGACCGAGTGGAAGTAA
- a CDS encoding methylglyoxal synthase — MDNQSVKMKKKKKIALIAHDNMKKELIQWVEERKNILEKHQLMGTGTTARLLEDKTGLEVKGYKSGPMGGDQQIGARIAEGEIDFMIFFWDPLEAQPHDPDVKALLRIAVLYDIPVANNRATADFLLSSPLMDEEYERRVYDFEGALKNRVKLFDK, encoded by the coding sequence ATGGACAATCAAAGTGTAAAAATGAAGAAGAAAAAAAAGATCGCACTTATAGCTCACGACAACATGAAAAAGGAGCTTATACAATGGGTGGAGGAGCGTAAGAATATTCTGGAGAAGCACCAGCTTATGGGCACCGGGACTACAGCAAGGCTGTTAGAGGATAAGACTGGTCTTGAGGTTAAGGGCTACAAATCAGGACCTATGGGCGGTGATCAACAAATTGGTGCCAGAATAGCAGAGGGCGAGATCGACTTTATGATATTCTTCTGGGATCCCCTGGAAGCACAGCCTCACGATCCTGACGTAAAGGCTCTTTTAAGAATAGCGGTGCTTTACGATATCCCTGTGGCAAACAACAGGGCCACTGCCGATTTTCTTCTTTCTTCACCGCTTATGGATGAGGAATATGAAAGAAGAGTATATGATTTTGAGGGTGCATTGAAGAACAGAGTGAAGCTCTTTGACAAATAA
- a CDS encoding DUF4332 domain-containing protein has product MAKIEAIQGIGAAYAAKLIEAGIAKTEQLLEAAADKKGRAKLAKETGISEKLILTWVNHCDLYRVKGIGPQYAEVLEAAGVDSVPELATRKADTLLKKMKEVNAEKNLVRGLPAQKQVENWILRAKALPKVVKH; this is encoded by the coding sequence ATGGCAAAAATTGAGGCAATCCAAGGCATCGGAGCGGCTTATGCAGCAAAGCTGATCGAAGCGGGAATAGCGAAAACGGAGCAGCTACTGGAAGCTGCAGCTGATAAAAAAGGCAGGGCCAAGCTGGCTAAGGAAACCGGCATAAGTGAAAAGCTCATACTTACGTGGGTCAACCATTGCGATCTCTACAGAGTCAAGGGTATCGGACCACAGTATGCTGAAGTTCTCGAAGCAGCAGGAGTAGATTCGGTCCCAGAGCTTGCAACCAGAAAAGCAGATACTCTTCTTAAGAAGATGAAGGAAGTAAATGCAGAAAAAAATCTTGTTAGAGGATTACCAGCTCAAAAGCAGGTTGAGAACTGGATACTTAGAGCAAAAGCGCTGCCTAAAGTCGTCAAACACTAA
- a CDS encoding helicase HerA-like domain-containing protein, whose protein sequence is MTDGYSFLIGKGENNVELLSRMSNRHGLIAGATGTGKTITLKVMAEHFSSIGVPVFLADVKGDLASLAEPGAENPKLKERIEYIGIENFRYQSYPVRLWDVFGELGHPVRTTISEMGPFLLSRLLGLNDTQEGVLSIVFRLADDMGLLLIDLKDLRSMLQYVGENAKNITLEYGNVSAQSIGAIQRSLLRLEDQGGNIFFGEPALDIRDFMMTDHTGKGMINILAAEQLFHSPTLYSTFLLWMLSELFEELPEVGDLPQPKIVFFFDEAHLLFDNAPRILMEKIEQVVRLIRSKGVGVFFITQNPIDIPDKILGQLGNRVQHALRAYTPRDERAVKSAAETFRQNPAFKVEDVITELKTGEALVSFLDMEGRPSIVERALIAPPKSLMGTITPEKRNSLIFSSPMGTKYSETIDRESAYELLQRKVEERMAEEKEAEEKKQLEKEQKELEKQRLAEEKAAEKARKEEERRLLSEEREKAKAKANNPLNKVAKTTLNTVTGDIGRKIARGLLGGITKGLFK, encoded by the coding sequence ATGACTGATGGCTACAGCTTTTTGATTGGAAAAGGTGAAAACAACGTCGAGCTTCTATCCAGAATGAGCAACAGACACGGCCTGATTGCAGGAGCTACCGGAACAGGTAAAACTATTACACTAAAGGTTATGGCAGAGCACTTCAGCTCTATAGGGGTACCGGTATTCCTTGCAGATGTCAAGGGAGATTTGGCAAGCCTTGCAGAGCCGGGTGCTGAAAATCCTAAGCTGAAGGAAAGGATCGAGTATATTGGCATCGAAAACTTCAGATACCAATCCTACCCGGTTAGACTATGGGACGTATTCGGTGAGCTTGGCCATCCTGTCAGAACCACCATAAGCGAAATGGGACCGTTTCTCCTTTCGAGGCTCCTTGGATTGAACGACACTCAGGAAGGAGTACTTTCCATTGTTTTCAGGCTTGCTGACGACATGGGGCTGCTTCTCATAGACCTCAAGGATCTAAGGTCTATGCTTCAGTATGTAGGTGAGAATGCAAAGAATATAACTCTGGAATATGGAAATGTTTCTGCTCAGTCAATTGGAGCCATACAAAGATCGCTACTGAGGCTTGAGGACCAGGGAGGAAATATCTTCTTTGGGGAGCCCGCTCTTGATATAAGGGACTTCATGATGACTGACCACACAGGAAAGGGTATGATAAATATCCTTGCAGCCGAGCAGTTGTTCCACTCCCCTACTCTATACTCCACCTTCCTCCTGTGGATGCTTTCTGAGCTGTTTGAAGAGCTTCCTGAGGTTGGGGATCTGCCACAGCCTAAGATAGTTTTCTTCTTCGATGAGGCGCATTTGTTGTTTGATAATGCCCCAAGGATCTTGATGGAAAAAATCGAACAGGTGGTAAGGCTTATCCGTTCCAAGGGAGTTGGAGTGTTCTTTATAACCCAGAACCCGATAGATATTCCCGATAAGATTCTTGGTCAGCTTGGAAACAGAGTACAGCATGCTCTGAGAGCCTATACTCCAAGAGATGAAAGAGCAGTAAAATCAGCAGCAGAGACCTTCAGGCAAAATCCTGCGTTCAAGGTCGAGGACGTGATCACAGAGCTTAAAACAGGAGAGGCACTTGTCTCCTTCCTGGATATGGAGGGCAGACCTTCCATTGTTGAAAGAGCACTTATTGCACCTCCAAAGAGCCTTATGGGAACTATCACTCCTGAGAAAAGAAACAGCCTGATATTCTCCTCACCTATGGGAACCAAGTACTCAGAGACAATTGACAGGGAATCAGCCTATGAGCTCCTTCAGCGCAAGGTTGAGGAAAGGATGGCTGAGGAAAAGGAAGCCGAGGAGAAAAAGCAGCTTGAGAAGGAGCAAAAGGAGCTTGAAAAGCAAAGACTTGCAGAGGAAAAAGCTGCTGAAAAGGCTCGCAAGGAGGAAGAGAGAAGACTTCTATCTGAAGAAAGAGAAAAAGCAAAGGCAAAGGCAAACAACCCGTTGAACAAGGTTGCCAAGACTACACTAAATACTGTTACCGGCGACATTGGAAGAAAGATCGCAAGAGGACTTTTGGGCGGTATAACGAAGGGACTGTTTAAGTAA